A stretch of Castanea sativa cultivar Marrone di Chiusa Pesio chromosome 2, ASM4071231v1 DNA encodes these proteins:
- the LOC142624440 gene encoding cell wall / vacuolar inhibitor of fructosidase 2 translates to MGSTIFLLFLLSLYIFHQPYTFVTADDNLIQKTCKSTKYYDLCLSCLKSNPNSPNANTKGLAVIMVGIGMANATATSSYLASQLLGTTNDTNMKKVLKECADKYTYAGDALQASVQNLVAESYDYAYMHITAAADYPNACHNAFKRYPGLAYELARREDGLKHICYVVLEIIDLLEW, encoded by the coding sequence ATGGGTTCTACAATTTTCTTGctctttcttctctcccttTACATTTTTCACCAACCATATACTTTTGTGACTGCAGATGATAATCTTATCCAAAAGACTTGCAAAAGCACCAAATACTATGACCTTTGTCTATCATGTCTCAAATCTAATCCCAACAGCCCTAATGCTAACACTAAGGGATTGGCAGTCATCATGGTTGGGATTGGAATGGCTAATGCCACTGCCACTTCCTCATACTTGGCCTCTCAGTTGCTTGGCACAACTAATGACACAAACATGAAGAAAGTCCTCAAGGAGTGTGCTGACAAATATACCTATGCTGGTGATGCACTACAAGCTTCTGTTCAGAATTTGGTTGCCGAGTCCTATGACTATGCTTACATGCACATAACTGCAGCTGCAGATTATCCAAATGCTTGCCACAATGCCTTCAAAAGGTATCCGGGATTGGCTTATGAGCTTGCACGTAGAGAGGATGGTTTGAAGCATATATGTTATGTAGTTTTGGAAATTATTGATCTTCTTGAGTGGTGA
- the LOC142625187 gene encoding UPF0481 protein At3g47200-like, with translation MLLLENQIPFRVLEVLMRNIYNNEKEGLTMIKSFLNIVHWGKFQNGDTRDEDMQPPVHLLELLKIQISKHHPEKGKRATDIDITRYLQSFGSVCDLQAKGIKFKPCNTISLHSAKNKKTRSISLRDVEFRSNLFSGELKLPPLILGYDSQVYYTNLIAFEMCATGTHHNDFTVSSYISFMNSIIDNPEDVKELRSKRIILHTLSSDEEVFKTLKEISTTNWPQDFYIYQEVREVIEKHYNSKIRTWMAVISHKYFSYPWSAFGLLVAGIDPRKVTKTNVDKNWEKLPGETTSTSTLNALQQLGRLH, from the exons ATGCTTTTGCTAGAGAACCAAATTCCTTTCAGAGTTTTGGAGGTTTTGATGAGAAATATTTACAACAATGAAAAGGAAGGGCTAACAATGATTAAGTCTTTCCTTAATATTGTGCATTGGggaaaatttcaaaatggaGATACCAGAGACGAAGATATGCAGCCACCGGTTCATCTCCTTGAACTTCTAAAAATACAAATCTCCAAACATCATCCTGAGAAAGGCAAGCGAGCGACGGATATAGATATCACTCGTTATCTTCAATCATTTGGTTCAGTTTGTGATCTTCAAGCTAAGGGGATCAAATTCAAGCCATGTAATACTATTTCTCTTCATtcagccaaaaataaaaaaacaagatcAATTTCTCTTCGAGATGTTGAATTCAGATCAAACTTATTCTCTGGAGAGCTTAAACTTCCCCCCTTGATCCTTGGTTATGATTCACAAGTATATTATACAAACTTGATAGCCTTTGAAATGTGCGCTACTGGTACGCACCATAATGATTTTACAGTTTCATCTTACATCAGTTTCATGAATTCAATTATTGACAATCCCGAGGATGTGAAAGAGCTACGGTCAAAGCGTATAATTCTCCACACTCTGAGCAGTGACGAGGAGGTGTTTAAAACGTTGAAAGAGATATCCACCACAAACTGGCCGCAGGATTTTTATATTTACCAAGAAGTTAGAGAAGTTATTGAAAAGCACTATAATAGCAAGATAAGGACCTGGATGGCTGTAATAAGTCACAAATATTTTAGCTACCCATGGTCTGCTTTCGGTTTATTAGTTGCAG GTATTGATCCAAGGAAGGTAACAAAAACCAACGTGGATAAGAATTGGGAAAAACTTCCTGGTGAAACTACCAGTActtcaacattaaatgcacTACAACAACTAGGCAGACTGCATTAA